The Sylvia atricapilla isolate bSylAtr1 chromosome 9, bSylAtr1.pri, whole genome shotgun sequence genomic sequence TTATCTCTTCTGCAAAAAAAGCTCAAAGGAGACCTGTTAACATACTCTGCATTCTAAAAGGATAGGACATTCTCAAATTCCTTATGCCTTTTGTCAATacagaaagcaaacagcttAAGAAGAagcagcatatttttaaaagtgagttTTCTTAGGAGATACAAGCTGTGCTACGCCATCTCAGGTGAAGAGAGATGATTAATCTTGTTTGAGGTCAGCCAGGTGATGCAGAACACTGGCTCTGTGTTATGTTCCATTTGCAGCCTATTTTaccccccccctccccaaagaCTGTATTTGTTAACCTGGGTGTGCAGAGGGACATTAAACAATCAGATATGTTTGTTAAATCTGGATGTGGGCACCATCTTTATCATATTATCTGCGTGTACCACAGTTGGTACACAGCCCTTTTGATTCTTTAATGCATGCTAATGAAAGTCTCTGCAAATACCTGAATGGTGTTAGTCAGACATTGATTCAGAAAGTCTCTGTGGCTTAGAGAATCACTCCCTTTTACAACTCTCATGGGTAAACACCGTCAGGAGCACAACTGCAAGAAAGCTAGAGATCAGAGTTTAGGAGTACAACAATTTGTTCACCACCTCAAaagttcaaattaaaataagcattgaaaataaaaagtaaaaacaagtactttttttgaaattagataaaatttctttcttatttatttgggtttattcctattattattttttcgAAAAACTTCAAAAGCACCCACTTCTTGGGACACCCCGATTTTCATGCTGGGTACAACTAGCAGAGGTTCAACTACACTTCTTttagctgaaaacaaaaacagcagcaaaataccAAAATTGTCAGgggaaattttttatttctttaaagttattttagggtgatattttcttttttatcactTTCAGTGTTGCAGCTTAGGCTTTTGGTGAAGAGTAGAAAGGTAATGAATGCATTTGAGATGTGATAAAGGCTGGCTTCCCATCTTCTTCTCGCATCTGACTCCCACTCATCTGCCTGCTGTGCATTTGGGAGgtgaaaggagaaggagaagtgatttgttaaaatatatggatattgatctaataccgatatccaactctgacggacaaagactctctaacagtttgaagttagaaagtgtatgtttattacgatgCCAGGCAGCGtgtgggatagctcccaaatacacacacgCAATTTAtagatgatcacagggtctttttatgtacaggagtattcaatacccaaaacacaaatgcatattcataactctggtccatcccattccccgcttcgtatggtaattagccaaaaagcaattaagcatgcgtagtttgttctttgaaatgggtcggtggtccttcttatggggtggggtctcaaaatgatgaagtaagatgggtcttgctcgctttgactttttaaccttttagtgttggtgacacctggatcctgttttctcaagactatctgatttatgatcacattgtgttcttggagtctattgattaagttgacaggtcttctgatttatcagttccttaaatccggcttatgttaaaaaaagggaagtttacctcaacaatgtctagttagtaaagggaagtctatgTCAGCAATAcctagtttaactaaagtcctttattcttcaaaatgtaaagggaagtctacatatctagtttaactaaatccttaattcttcaaaattaatatctcaccaggacagccaggattcccatttGTGGCAGCTTGgatctgggagaaatcctgatctgTCTCAAACTGTAGCCGGCAGAAGGCTGTATCCAATACCATGTGCCTGGGACCGAAGAGTGGCctttttccttgggaaactgAACATCAGGTTCGtgatgtcattttgcaggagacctcTGGCACTCGCAGggcagccaggattcccatttGTGGCGGCTTGGATCcaggagaaatcctgatccgtcTCAAATTGTAGCCGTCAGAAGGTGGGTTCCAGGCACAGGGCCTTAGATACGACCTTTGGCCCTCCTCCGTGGGAAATTCAACATAGCGCCACgggctccagctgcagtgcCGCTCTGTGCCCACACGggggcagcactgccttgagcgcagcccggggctccagctgcagtaccgctctgtgcccacacggtggcagcactgcTTTGAGCGCAGCCGGGGCTGCCAGGGGctagagctgcagtaccgctctgTGCCCACACGGGGGCAGCACTGCCGCACAGCCCGGGGCTTcagctgcagtaccgctctgTGCCCACACGggggcagcactgccttgagcgcagcccggggctccagctgcagtaccgctctgtgcccacacggtggcagcactgccttgagcgcagcccggggctccagctgcagtaccgctctgTGCCCACACGGGGGCAGCACTGCCGCACAGCCCGGGGCTCcagctgcagtaccgctctgTGCCCACACGggggcagcactgccttgagcgcagcccggggctccagctgcagtaccgctctgtgcccacacggtggcagcactgccttgagcgcagcccggggctccagctgcagtaccgctctgTGCCCACACGGGGGCAGCACTGCCGCACAGCCCGGGGCTCcagctgcagtaccgctctgTGCCCACACGggggcagcactgccttgagcgcagcccggggctccagctgcagtaccgctctgtgcccacacggtggcagcactgccttgagcgcagcccggggctccagctgcagtaccgctctgtgcccacacggtggcagcactgcGTTGAGCGCAGCCCGGGGCTCCAGCTGCAGTACCGCTGTCTGCCCACACGGGGGCAGCACCgccgcacagcccggcccggggctccTGTACTCCCCGGGCAGCATCGCACGGCGCCAGGGAAAAAAGCAGGGGCCCAAAATGCCATTCCAACATCCTCTCGAATAAATGGCCCAAAAGACACCCCCCACCACAACTGCAAAACCCGGCCATCAACCAAACAAGCCTTTAGTTTGGGCgatatttcaatatttttttatttataattttcctattttatcaTTTCCGTCTATCTTTCGTATTCCTATGTGTATCATCTATCATGCATTATAATACACTTCACTTGTAATATGTATTATGTTTACTTATATTATTAATAtacttttgtattttgtatttctctttgtttttgttacttatatttttctatctttttacttattttttaaattagtgtttaaaatatgaagaaataatcaatattttaaacttgATGAATTCATGAATCTAACACATCAGAACCACATTAAATTAGAACTAAATGAGCTTGAGTTTTTAAGGGGTCaagatgttatttttatttaaatagtatTGACAtacattataaataatttacataTATTATCaattgatatatttttaaataatctcgATTCTATCCAGGCGTCCAGTGGAGGTGCAGGTCAGTTTTCAACTTCTTACTTGCCAAGAACCAAACTTCCATGTCACTAaccaaattaaaaccaaaagagcctttatttttagctatatttcaatatttactttttatcactatcatttattttatattcatacctatgtataatatatataatacattaCAATATCACtatcatttattttatattcatacctatgtatattatatataatacattACAATATATTATAATTACATATGTAACatttaatattatatatttatttatattcttgaaattatatttttactattttatatttcttttgtcttatatatttttaaatttttgattcatttttaaatttgtgtttgtttatatttaaatgagattttaaacTACATGAATTCATTAACCTAACATACCAGAACAACAATTGATTAGAATTAAATTAACCTGATTTTCTCAGAGGTAAACTCCTCCCTTGATCCCAACAGCAGCTCTCCACTCCAAATGCCGCTTGTCACAGacacaaacaaagcagaaaactactacaaatgtttgcttttaaagtAAAACTTTTATTACATCTGGCTGTACAACTAGAATAAATACATGTATTGATGGTCACCAGAGGAAATCTTTTCAGAGGAAAGCATACTCATTTTGGTAGCAGAGATCCCATTTTGACAAGACTGCATTCTTTTGGGGTTAGGAATCCTACCTGTATAAGAGGTCTGAAAATTGGTATTTTGCAGTTTGATGTTTTGAAATGGGGACATTCTGATAGTTTGGAACTTGATATTCTGGTATTTTGAAATGGAAGTATTGTGGTGCTTTGGAAGTTGGTATTCTAGTGTTTTGAAGCTGTGTCATTTTGGTATTTCTGAATTTGATGTTCTAGTATTTTGAAACCAGgttattttgatattttgcaACTTGAGTTAGGCTAAAATTCCGGTATTTTGAATCTGTGATTTTGAAACCTGTTTTCCTTtggtattttgaatttttttttttttaattatcttgaaACTAGGTTATTCTGGTATTTGGAACCCAGCTTTTTGCAGGCTGagtttttggtatttttgtagGCTGGGTTTGGTATTTTTGTACCTGAGCTTTTTGTATCCTGGGGGTTTGTTACTTGGTAACCTGCGATAGGCAGGGGCTCATCACAGCTGAGTGTCCTGGCTTCATCTGCCTTCTTCCACCACACTCAACCTGGCATGGGAACTGTTAAACTGCGGACTATACAGTGAGACactttctgaaacagaaataaattccagctgcagcaacaaaaccaagaaaagacCATATACAGGAGGTAATTCCATTTTAATAGTTTCCAAATCTCCAacatgtgaaaggaaaaataatagaGTAAGCGTGGTAGTATTATAGCCATTACCAATAGAAGCAGTGTTAGTCAGCTTCTCAACATtgctttttagtattttatggGAAAAACATTCGGACTAAAACTTCTTATCTGTAAATTGCTGGGGATTATAAGAGATGGAACTTGACACTTAGTAAATTGCATGAGAATCACAGCTTAAAGTTACTCAATGTCTTCTGGCCTCACAGGATGAGGAAGAGGTATAACTGATTTCTTCTCTGTATCTCTGGAAAGAGCTTTTCTCATATctacagcaaagagaaaaaatgttataaTACTAATGCAGTCATTGTACAAAGTCATATTAAGTGAATTCTCTACTAAAATAAGGTAATTTTTTACTCAGAAAAATTTCTTAGAATCATACTACTACatcaagttggaagggacccataaggatGCAACTCCCTGTTCCACACAGTACCACCTAAAATTATACTGTATGATTAGGAGCATTGTGCTGATATTCCTTGAACTCTGATTGGCTTGGTGTCATGACCTGTTCCCTGGAGAGATTATTGCAGTTACTAACCACCCTCTCCGTGAAGAGCCTTCTAACGTCCAGTCTCAACATCCCGACACAGCTTTTCTCTATCTCCTCgtgtcctgtcactggacaCAGGAGATCAAcaccctcctctgctgccctggttGAGGAAGATACAGACTGTGACGAGGGCATGcctcagctttctcttctccaagtgGAACAAACTCATGGACATCAGCTACTCCTCCTAGATCTTGAACTCGAAACTGTTCATCTTGGTCGCTCTCCTCAGGACACAGAAACATCCTTTAATATTGCTCAATGGCAATGACATCAACTGATATAAAACACTGCATGAAACTCAGCTGAATGGAGAGGAAATTACAGGCTAAAGGGACAAATGTATGATTTAAGTTACATGCAGGAATGGTAGGTGTCTATCCTAGCCCTTGTATTTCACAATACTACATATCAAATAGTGCAAGAACAGAAACAATATACAGCCTGGCCATGTAATCCTTTGAGAGGATAATTAATAAAAGGACCTAGAAAGAGGAAGCACAGGGTAGTTCACTTTTGCTAACATAATTAACATGCTTGAATTTCCATGTTTCTTCCCTTTTAGACTGAAAATGTCACCCAATTCTCTGCCACTGCTGAACACTGACAACAGTTAATTTAGAAGGAGGCAtatgagaaaaacaaagtttcaAGTCCCTGTTGTGggatgaaaggaagaaagcacTGACATTCCTTCTTGTTTATTCCTGTTCTGCGGTTGATTTTGCCGGAGATGccacaaaatgtgtaaatgGCAAAATTAAGTTTTGTAACTGATATAATCTTAAGTAGGAGAAGTGATCTGAAGGAGCATACAAAAATCCCATTAATCAGCAACTATCTGAAATTGTTTCAtataccccccaaaaaaatagTCTTACAAACAAGCCCAGGAACCCTCAACATAAGAATTGTTCAATTCAATTTGAGACCGAACAAGAACTTACCATAAGCATCTTCATCTGGCTCCCCACTGCTAGCAGAGTAGTACTCTAAGACTGTCCGGTACACACTGTAGCCTAGTTGCTTATACATATTTACAGCAACCTGATTTGATACTCTCACAAAGAGGTCGACAAAAAATCCACCCTTTCTTTAGCaggggaggaaaacaaacaaacaaacaaaaccacattaaGGAGGAGTAGGTAAATGTATTTCTAAGCAACAATGCATACATTGTAATGAAACCAAAGCAGGTCTGATGTAGTATGCTAATCAAACATCTTTCACAACGTTATAGTAGATACACTCCTTTACCAAGGGAAAATTCAGATATAGACAcggatttaattttatttttgttgcatGGCCCTTCTATACCAGTCAGTGGGTCCAGAAATCTAAACAGAACGGACAAGCTCAACATCCCCATATGTCCAAATCCACAtgatatgattaaaaaaaaaatccacattttatATTGCTTGGATTAGGAGGAGTGGAATAAGTTACAAAATTCAGCTGCCTAACAGAAAATGACAGACCCTTAGTTTCACAAGGcaaatttttcaaaacataGTTCTGTTTTCCAATTTTACCAACCATAGCGGAGTTGCCCTACCAGAATCAGTTAAGGACGTTTCCTGGTAGGTTCCTCTGACACTAGATTAAATTTTGTCAGTAACCAAGCACGGAATGGCAAGTAAGCTAAGATACCCTCTGCAGTACAAAATTTGTTGGGATTGTGCCTGAGGGCATTGTACAAAGCCCACAGTTACTGAACGAGTATGGTACATTGGAGGCCCTACAGGAAAGAGTGCTGACATTTCACAAAGCTCTTCTCCTGTCAAGAAAAGTTCTTTTACAGAGTGTCTCTATTGGAATTCAGGCTATGTCCTCCTCACTCTGGCAAGTTAGCTTTCAGAGAAACCCTGAGATTTTAAACTGCTAAGCAACTGTCATAACTCTTTTTCTCCAACTatgaagaatttcagaaaatcacaACACCATGTAAAGCAAAATTGTGCCATGTACACCAGGGACAGATGGCTGtagaaataattctttaaaatattactttagAACATAAATTTAAAGATAACATACAACTcacttttctgaaatttcttccAGGAGCTCCATCAATTTAGCAGCCAAACCCAGCCGTCGAAATTCTGGTGCAACAGAGAGAGCAGTAACATGTCCATGCCATTCTTCCCTAGCCACAGAGCCTTCGGCTTTGCCCATGACTGTGAACATACAGAGCAtcagtgcagcagcacctctggagTAAcgcactgcctgcagccagagaaCTTCACAAGAGGAATAAGCCATGGACAAACGTACACTACAACAGTTGTGGTAAAGGCTAAAACAGGAATGTCTACCCTTTTCACTCTATGATTCAGCAGccattaaaaatgtcattttgctCAAATATTACAGCAATTTCTTGACTAGTGTAAAAACACACCAAACAAATTTGCAAATTCCTTGCTTGAAGTGACTTCTAAACGCAAATTTTATGTAATTCTCACAAATCTTTCATTGAACCAAAATTTAAGATCTGcctaaaaataaaggagaagcagagggcTAGAAGCCCCAAATTACCATCCCAGCAACTATTTGAGACTTTTGGACATTATGGGGGAATAAAGCTTGGGAAGCTTTGCCAGTCTGGCAATAGAAAGCTAAGGCCCTGCAAAAACAATGTgtaagggggggggggggggaaaacaaaccaaaaaaccccaccccaaactaaaacaaacaaacaaacaacaacaacaacaacaaagtgGGGTGGGGATGGTgttttgagggggttttgtctatttctctcctttttacACTGGGCCAATCCAATGTTATTTATTAACGAACATTCACACTTCCACCCTGTGGTTTTATAGATATCACAGTCACTGCTGATAAGCAACAAGTGTGGTGGATACAGAGAAATGTTCTCTACAGCAGAcatattttcagctttaataTGCCAGATACTTTTAATTCCTGGGTCCCTGCAAAAACCATTACTCTGCCTCACCCCACCTCCTGGCAGTTCTCTTTGGCatgatttctgaaaaacacaaatattcCACAGCAAATTACATCCAGGCCAAGAACTTTCCCTTACAGGGCAATGCAAAACGCAAGCCCAGCACTTTTGTTGGCTGTGTGTAGGGAGCGTAGGGGCTTAATTTCATATTACAGAAATACTCATTCACCAAATACGGGCGGATGTTACCGCGGACAAGGGTCCTCGCTGCGCTAGGAACATCCAACTAGAAGCTACGGCCAGAGTCCTACATAATACcttaagacatttaaaaaacGGGAAGATGCAACACAACCTTCCTCTTCTATGTTGGATATTGGGTAAACGCGAAGAGTAAGAAAAGCTCCCGCGTTATAGTCCCCGAAATAGGCAACGAAGGGACACGTTACCGCCGGAACACCCGGCACTCACTGTAACCCATCAGCTCTCCGCCGGGCGCCTCGGCGACGATGAAATACTCGGGCCAGTGGGCGAGGTACTGCAAGTAAAAGGGAATCCCGTACTAGGCGCTCGGTTAAGGAGCAACTGCGGCCCTCACGGCAGCACCGCCCGCGCCCGACCCCGCGCCCCGGTCCCGACAGGAAGGATACGGTCTCGGTCAGCGGGTCCAGATTGCTGTGAGGGAAGAGAGAGCGGCGCTCACCACAGGCCCGGGCCCGCCCGGCCGGCGGAGCGCCCCGAGAGCCCCGCGGGGTGGGGAAGCGTGCAGGGGCttgggggcagggagaggggacagccggCGCTCACATGTTGTTGAATCGGAAGAGGTCGTCGCAAGTGAAGGCACGGAGCGTTGTCATGATGATGGTGATCACGACGACGACGACGAGGGCGACGGGGGATGACGCGCCCGAGGGCCACTTCCGCCACGGAAAGGCGGCAGACACGGCGCTcccgccccgcagccccgcagccccgcccCGCAGAGCGGCTCCGCCCCGGCCCGCGCCTGAGCTCCGCGGCAGCGGGCGGGGCCGTGAGCGGGCGGCGCGGGACCCCGCACCGGGAGCGGCGAGAGGCGGCTGGCCCGGCTGAGCCGGCCCCTAGTGCACTCAGGGGCAGTGGGGCGGGGCCCAGCCGAGCAGCgggagcagcagtgctctgaGCTTGTGCAGCTCCACCACAAGCGCACACAGGTTACGCATAACCACGACGTGATCGTAATATGCAAAGACTACCGTATGCAGAAAAAACAACTCTGCATCTAGAAAGATGCCGCCGGACTAGGCCGGACACAGGCGGGAACTGCCGTGCCCAGCACATGCTCGCCTTGTGGAATGAATCCCACGCCTTCTCTCAGCACCAAAACGTGACTGAACATCCCTCACCACTGCACTGATTTAAGCACCTCGCCCGTCCCACTAGGCAGTCTCTCCACTTTACCCCCTCAGACCACTGGTCCTTCAACTTTGCTTTCAGAGAGCTGTGCGTAACAATCAATCCTTAAGAAGGTCAAGGTCGATTTAactgggatgctgctgccatcagcaggTAGGTCCCTCTTTCATCATTTACAAAAACACAGGGCTGGAGGTCATAGCAGCCAACACTGACCTCTCCCACAAAAATACTGTCCTCGGTAGCGGACAATACTCCACTCACCTGTTGCACAGCATCTGCTGTGgcacccaaaaaaaccaaaggagaTAAGATGTGCACTACACCCATAAGCATTGACCTGCTCCCCAGAGCCTGCTATGCCATTCCTCTCACCTCCATCAGCATAATTCAAATGCTCAGGTATTTCTGAAAAAAGCTACCCCGCAAGGGACCCCAATCACACTAGTTATACTGAAGGAAGGCTTGCGCAGAAGTCTCAGGTCATACCGTGGGattgatttttgtctttgaaaattcTGCACGAGATGCAGTGAATGGAGTCTGGGTACTCGTTTTGGGACAATGAAAGATGCCTTTCTTGACCTGGAATTTGGAACTGGGAGATGACAGCGAGGCTACAACACGCAGAGCGTAGCCTGTTGGAGTTGAGATCCGTCAGATTTCTGATAATCTAAGGGTCAACGTTTTGGCAGGAGAAAGTTGATTCAAGATCTGTAGTTGTGGTGCAACAGTGATTTGCAGAGCCCCTTCAGAGTTCCAGAAGCAGGAAGAGGCTACGCTTGTCAGGATCGTGGTGGAAGGTGTGAGGGAGGATAAAAAACCTGGTAGAGGAATAGACCTTTTTAAGGCTGGTTCTTGGCCCTTTGAGGTTTCAGGAAATGCATAGCTTTGTAGCCCTCTCCTGCTTGAGGCATTCTTTTCCTGCAAAACTACAAAAACGATATAATGACACACCcttaagaagagaaaaagcaactgTTCCTGCCATGACTAAGGCACTCTCTCCAGCCAAACTGGACTTCGGGCTGTTTTGCAGTACTCAAGATAAAGCCTTTACTTCTGAAGTGCTAAAAGGCACTTTTGTTACTGTGACTGAAGTTGGTTCAAAAGCTGTTACTGGCTAGAGTAGTCTTTACTATtatcaaattaatttccaaTAGTGTAGCCTAAACTAGTATTTTCTATTCAATGAGcttgagtttttattttaaatgactACACATCAATATATAGTTCTGCTAGTATGAAAACTGTGCAGGCCAAATCTTGGGTGGCTATCTCTGCTGAGTGGAGTACAGGTGAAACAACTTTAGGCCTTACTGAAGCATAAGTACAGAGATTCTCAGACTTTCTCTCCTTCAT encodes the following:
- the NAA20 gene encoding N-alpha-acetyltransferase 20 isoform X1, which gives rise to MTTLRAFTCDDLFRFNNINLDPLTETYGIPFYLQYLAHWPEYFIVAEAPGGELMGYIMGKAEGSVAREEWHGHVTALSVAPEFRRLGLAAKLMELLEEISEKKGGFFVDLFVRVSNQVAVNMYKQLGYSVYRTVLEYYSASSGEPDEDAYDMRKALSRDTEKKSVIPLPHPVRPEDIE
- the NAA20 gene encoding N-alpha-acetyltransferase 20 isoform X2; the protein is MTTLRAFTCDDLFRFNNINLDPLTETYGIPFYLQYLAHWPEYFIVAEAPGGELMGYIMGKAEGSVAREEWHGHVTALSVAPEFRRLGLAAKLMELLEEISEKKGGFFVDLFVRVSNQVAVNMYKQLGYSVYRTVLEYYSASSGEPDEDAYAEFHAVFYIS